In Vibrio tritonius, the following are encoded in one genomic region:
- a CDS encoding DUF1593 domain-containing protein: MNPTHHYLKLGLLSVSICGCLLGNPAVANVQYQTVNTPLPRTIITTDPELDDLNSMLRVLLYANEIHISGLVLSSSQFHFSGDKAQGIEPHRWYAPNSPSHIEMALDAYSKAYDNLEQHDKNYPTPKSLKALYRIGNIKNVGDMAADTPGSDLIKQALLDDQKGPVFLQAWGGLNTIARALASIQQEYGKSADWPKIYKKVSEKAIITSFGLQDATYASYLKPNWPDIQTREVSTNIWGYFARKTVLPEDKIYLSKEWMQKHVSNVKPMGSEYRVWGDGKQMAEGFDKEDYFGLSNLTKEQLEAKGYMVWMPPQEKGSFVSEGDSSNFALLINNGLESWADPRWGGWGGRQSVVPTDKNHWSNASSKDKAADGSYPDDYSASRWWGDIQRDFAARLQWSVTSNYQEANHAPSVKVKEGNRVTGAVGDEVVLTPVTTDPDGNSVTTTLWQYPEAGTYNGLIDLTKTESGHWRFRIPNNAKQGDTIHIIAQAKDNGSPAMTHYQRIIVTVN; this comes from the coding sequence ATGAATCCTACACATCACTATCTAAAACTTGGTCTGCTTTCTGTTTCTATCTGTGGATGTTTGCTGGGCAACCCTGCCGTTGCAAACGTTCAATATCAGACAGTGAACACACCATTACCTCGAACTATCATCACCACAGATCCGGAATTGGACGACTTGAACTCTATGCTTCGAGTGCTGCTCTATGCCAATGAAATTCACATTTCTGGTTTGGTGCTTTCTTCAAGTCAGTTCCATTTTTCAGGGGACAAAGCGCAGGGCATAGAGCCGCATCGTTGGTATGCGCCCAATAGTCCGTCGCATATAGAAATGGCATTGGATGCCTACTCCAAGGCATATGACAATCTAGAACAGCACGATAAAAACTATCCGACACCTAAGTCTCTCAAGGCGTTATACCGCATTGGTAATATCAAAAATGTCGGTGATATGGCGGCAGATACTCCGGGATCAGACTTGATCAAACAAGCGTTATTAGATGACCAAAAAGGCCCTGTATTTTTGCAAGCGTGGGGCGGATTAAACACTATTGCTAGAGCGTTGGCGTCAATTCAACAAGAATACGGTAAATCAGCTGATTGGCCAAAGATATACAAAAAGGTCAGTGAAAAGGCGATCATTACCAGCTTTGGTTTACAGGATGCGACTTATGCTAGCTATCTAAAACCGAACTGGCCCGACATTCAAACCCGCGAAGTCAGCACTAATATTTGGGGGTATTTCGCAAGAAAAACCGTCCTACCAGAAGACAAGATCTATCTCTCCAAAGAGTGGATGCAAAAACACGTATCCAACGTAAAACCGATGGGGTCTGAATATCGCGTCTGGGGTGATGGTAAACAAATGGCCGAAGGGTTTGATAAAGAAGACTATTTTGGTTTGTCCAATCTTACCAAAGAGCAGCTTGAAGCCAAGGGATACATGGTGTGGATGCCACCGCAAGAAAAAGGCAGTTTTGTATCGGAAGGGGATTCATCCAATTTTGCGCTACTCATCAATAATGGTTTAGAGAGTTGGGCTGATCCTCGTTGGGGCGGCTGGGGTGGTCGACAATCCGTTGTCCCAACCGATAAGAACCATTGGAGCAATGCAAGCAGTAAAGATAAGGCGGCAGATGGCTCCTATCCTGATGATTATTCTGCCTCGCGCTGGTGGGGCGATATTCAGCGCGATTTCGCTGCTCGTTTACAGTGGTCAGTAACCTCAAACTACCAAGAGGCCAATCATGCTCCGTCAGTTAAAGTGAAAGAAGGGAATCGTGTCACAGGCGCTGTCGGTGATGAGGTGGTACTGACACCAGTAACCACCGATCCCGATGGCAATTCAGTCACCACGACGCTTTGGCAATACCCAGAAGCGGGAACCTACAATGGTTTAATCGACCTTACCAAAACGGAATCAGGCCACTGGCGCTTTAGAATTCCTAACAACGCGAAACAAGGCGACACCATTCATATTATCGCTCAAGCAAAAGATAATGGCTCTCCAGCGATGACTCATTATCAACGTATTATCGTTACTGTTAACTAG
- a CDS encoding VOC family protein, with product MKIKQLDHLVLTVADIPTSVRFYQTVMGMDVVKFGEGRIALVFGQQKINLHQLGSEFEPKAQHVQSGSADLCFIIEGDLESAMQHVRLLKVDIIEGPVARTGAMGKICSFYFRDPDGNLIECSVYDS from the coding sequence ATGAAAATTAAGCAACTTGATCACTTGGTTCTGACCGTTGCGGACATTCCCACTTCAGTTAGGTTTTATCAAACCGTAATGGGCATGGACGTTGTTAAGTTTGGGGAAGGACGTATTGCATTAGTCTTTGGTCAGCAGAAGATCAATTTGCATCAACTGGGTAGTGAATTTGAGCCTAAAGCGCAACATGTTCAGTCGGGAAGCGCCGATCTTTGCTTTATTATTGAAGGTGACCTCGAAAGTGCGATGCAGCATGTTCGTTTACTGAAGGTTGATATCATTGAAGGCCCCGTCGCGCGAACAGGCGCGATGGGGAAGATTTGCTCATTTTACTTTCGTGACCCCGATGGCAATTTGATTGAATGTTCGGTTTATGATTCTTAG
- a CDS encoding type II toxin-antitoxin system RelE/ParE family toxin — MKSVFVESSIFEKYREHYLNDDEYRLFQAELMSNPKYGDVIQGTGGLRKIRVASKGKGKRGGSRVIYYYLDEHHRFYLLTIYAKNEMSDLTADQKKQLKAFMEAWRNEQS; from the coding sequence ATGAAAAGTGTATTTGTTGAATCGAGTATATTTGAAAAGTACCGAGAGCATTATCTTAACGATGACGAGTATAGGCTTTTTCAAGCGGAACTCATGTCTAATCCCAAGTATGGCGATGTAATCCAAGGTACAGGAGGTTTGCGAAAAATTCGAGTAGCAAGCAAGGGCAAAGGGAAGCGTGGTGGTTCACGCGTTATCTATTACTATCTCGATGAACATCATCGATTCTACTTGCTTACCATTTATGCAAAGAATGAAATGTCGGATTTAACCGCAGATCAAAAGAAACAGTTAAAAGCTTTTATGGAGGCATGGCGCAATGAGCAATCGTGA
- a CDS encoding type II toxin-antitoxin system RelE/ParE family toxin, with protein MLKKSYKLSRLAQGHLLKIKNYTVENFSDTQWTKYKAALLTAFQTLADNPELGKSCDDIYHNGFYFHVGKHTAYYTKEDGFILIVAVLGQSQLPQKHLHS; from the coding sequence ATGCTGAAAAAATCATATAAATTGAGCCGACTAGCTCAAGGGCATTTGCTCAAAATTAAAAATTACACCGTCGAAAATTTTTCAGATACGCAGTGGACTAAATATAAAGCGGCTTTACTTACTGCTTTTCAAACTTTAGCTGATAACCCTGAATTAGGGAAAAGTTGTGATGACATCTACCACAACGGCTTCTACTTTCATGTGGGTAAGCACACAGCTTACTATACAAAAGAAGATGGCTTTATCCTCATAGTTGCAGTACTGGGGCAATCCCAACTTCCTCAGAAACATCTGCATTCATAG
- a CDS encoding MFS transporter: MPTSDTLVITPTDSLSLGKTLLFAITGGLAVGNLYWAQPLLMDMATTLNAPVQLMGTLITATQIGYALGILLIVPLGDSLNRKRLIPSVMLCSVLALLLCGIAESFGSLTIAMALLGLTTVSGQLITPLASELAPPAQRGKIVGIIVSGMLTGILLSRSISGLVADTFGWRAIYFAAALTMLLLTVAIYCAIPAQKSKSQGHYFSLLASVVTTVRAYRSAQITLLIGALSFFAFSALWTGLTFLLSGSPYDYSLSQIGLVGLVGLAGALVARKAGVLHDRGHAYQGLIIGLGLAIFALLSTFFRPNSIYVLLVAILVFDVGIQMLNVLNQTRLLTIAPQARNRLNTAFVSCNFIGGAIGSALTGLLWNNGGWQPLAIACVSALIVALMLVISSRKWLSAE, encoded by the coding sequence ATGCCCACTTCTGATACCCTTGTCATCACACCTACCGATTCACTCTCGTTAGGTAAAACATTACTGTTCGCCATTACAGGCGGACTTGCCGTCGGTAATCTTTACTGGGCACAACCGCTATTGATGGATATGGCGACTACGCTCAATGCCCCAGTACAGTTAATGGGAACATTAATTACGGCAACACAAATAGGCTATGCATTGGGTATTTTGCTTATTGTACCGCTGGGGGATTCACTCAACCGAAAGCGACTTATTCCCTCCGTGATGTTGTGTTCCGTGCTCGCCCTACTCTTATGCGGCATTGCTGAGAGTTTTGGTTCATTAACCATTGCAATGGCGCTCTTGGGATTGACCACCGTTTCTGGTCAGTTGATCACCCCCCTTGCTAGCGAGTTAGCGCCACCAGCACAGCGCGGGAAAATCGTTGGGATTATTGTTTCGGGTATGTTGACCGGCATTTTGCTGTCTCGCTCGATCAGCGGATTGGTTGCAGACACGTTTGGCTGGCGAGCGATTTATTTCGCCGCTGCGCTAACCATGCTGCTCTTAACGGTCGCCATCTATTGTGCGATTCCAGCGCAAAAGTCCAAGTCCCAAGGGCACTATTTTTCGCTGTTGGCTTCGGTTGTCACCACGGTTCGCGCCTATCGCTCGGCACAAATCACTCTGCTGATCGGCGCCCTATCGTTCTTCGCCTTTTCAGCCCTATGGACGGGACTGACTTTTTTACTTAGTGGTTCGCCGTATGATTATTCATTAAGTCAAATTGGATTGGTCGGTTTAGTGGGACTTGCAGGAGCATTAGTCGCTCGTAAAGCAGGTGTTCTGCACGATCGAGGTCATGCTTATCAAGGATTGATTATCGGTTTGGGTCTGGCCATTTTCGCCCTACTTAGCACCTTTTTTCGTCCAAACTCTATCTACGTTCTATTGGTGGCTATTTTGGTTTTCGATGTAGGCATTCAAATGCTTAACGTACTTAACCAAACCCGTTTACTGACTATTGCACCGCAAGCAAGAAATCGCCTCAACACCGCGTTTGTTTCCTGCAATTTTATCGGCGGTGCCATAGGCTCTGCGCTTACCGGCCTACTGTGGAATAACGGCGGATGGCAACCATTAGCGATCGCCTGTGTTAGTGCATTAATTGTCGCGTTGATGCTGGTGATAAGCAGCAGAAAATGGTTAAGTGCGGAGTAA
- a CDS encoding class I SAM-dependent methyltransferase: MGISFAEPEKLTLIFDADNREDWQRTSHILQCLNLNKNTTVADVGAGTGYFSNLFSGLAKTVHAIDCEPNMVSYMQKRFSDAALSNVLVTQSTPTNPSIPLGVDLVFVANTYRFIADRPTFLHHLRAQVSCQARLVFVDYKGNNARVSPQMARDEVEQAGFSVSSMDTTGCPDHYVMTFCKTE, encoded by the coding sequence ATGGGAATTAGCTTTGCAGAACCAGAAAAACTGACTTTGATTTTTGATGCGGACAATCGTGAAGATTGGCAACGAACCTCTCACATCTTGCAATGTCTCAACCTGAATAAAAACACGACAGTGGCCGATGTTGGTGCTGGCACAGGGTATTTCTCCAATCTCTTTTCGGGGCTTGCCAAAACCGTTCACGCGATCGATTGTGAGCCGAATATGGTGAGTTACATGCAAAAGCGCTTTTCAGATGCGGCGTTAAGCAATGTGCTGGTGACGCAATCAACGCCAACAAATCCATCCATTCCTCTCGGCGTCGATTTGGTGTTTGTTGCCAATACCTATCGATTTATTGCCGATCGTCCAACGTTTTTGCACCACTTACGTGCGCAAGTCTCCTGCCAAGCTCGACTGGTATTTGTCGATTACAAGGGAAATAACGCGCGAGTATCACCACAAATGGCAAGGGATGAAGTAGAACAAGCTGGGTTTAGTGTCTCTTCGATGGACACAACAGGCTGCCCAGATCACTATGTGATGACATTTTGCAAAACTGAGTAA
- a CDS encoding metallophosphoesterase: MFHVYILLGFIFLAFRLIYPLEIHRHLKWLLAALLLVISQYHLLLIVFFGNMFSPELPRWLVMFFGWAFCSFVLMIVMTLVKDFFLLTLVLMRKPIHLMAIHHNYLTLVIALVSILIAGFGVNRATQVPPIKQVNIYLDHWPKQLNGLKVVQLTDMHISALFPRDWVTEVVKKVNDLSPDLILITGDFIDGTVKARSDDIEPLKRLVSKLGIYGVLGNHEYYFDGMAWANQLAKLGITMLNNHHKTVMVNNSSLVIAGVTDESAQQYQLPAPDIAAAVAGIKPSVPIILLKHQPIDATLAAKLGGVSLQLSGHTHGGMIVGLNRIAKFANQGFISGLYQVGDMKLYVSNGTALWSGFPIRLGVPPEITEFTLKGKQQ; the protein is encoded by the coding sequence ATGTTTCATGTGTACATATTGCTCGGGTTTATTTTTCTCGCCTTTCGGTTAATTTATCCATTAGAAATTCATCGCCATTTAAAGTGGCTACTCGCGGCACTACTGCTTGTTATTTCTCAATATCATCTGTTGCTCATCGTCTTTTTTGGCAATATGTTTTCACCAGAGTTGCCTCGCTGGCTGGTGATGTTTTTCGGTTGGGCATTCTGCTCATTTGTTTTGATGATAGTAATGACACTCGTTAAAGACTTCTTTTTACTAACACTGGTTTTAATGAGAAAGCCTATTCACCTTATGGCAATTCATCATAACTATCTCACTCTTGTTATCGCTTTAGTTTCTATTCTGATCGCCGGTTTTGGCGTTAATCGTGCAACTCAGGTGCCTCCCATTAAACAGGTAAATATTTATCTTGATCATTGGCCAAAACAACTCAATGGATTAAAAGTGGTTCAGCTAACTGATATGCACATTAGTGCCTTATTCCCTCGAGACTGGGTAACAGAAGTGGTCAAAAAGGTTAATGATCTTTCGCCAGACCTTATTCTGATTACCGGAGATTTCATCGATGGTACTGTAAAAGCAAGGTCCGATGACATCGAGCCACTAAAGAGGTTGGTTTCCAAACTGGGAATCTATGGCGTACTGGGCAATCACGAATATTATTTTGATGGTATGGCGTGGGCGAATCAGCTAGCGAAACTTGGTATAACGATGCTCAACAACCATCATAAGACCGTGATGGTAAACAACTCATCCTTAGTGATCGCGGGTGTAACCGACGAATCTGCTCAGCAGTATCAATTACCCGCGCCTGATATTGCAGCGGCGGTCGCAGGAATAAAGCCTTCCGTCCCTATCATTTTATTAAAACATCAGCCCATTGATGCAACGTTAGCAGCCAAACTTGGCGGCGTGTCGTTACAGCTATCGGGTCATACACATGGTGGAATGATTGTTGGGCTTAATCGTATCGCGAAATTCGCCAATCAAGGTTTTATTTCCGGACTGTATCAAGTAGGTGATATGAAACTCTACGTTAGCAATGGGACTGCACTATGGAGTGGTTTTCCTATTCGATTGGGTGTTCCCCCGGAAATCACCGAATTCACTCTAAAAGGCAAACAACAATAA
- a CDS encoding SDR family NAD(P)-dependent oxidoreductase: MVLEALRRGDKVVATARNISDLDYLNNQEPENLLALSLDVTEPKQIELAVHTALEVFGKIDILFNNAGIGYFAAVEESDDTEVRKLMEINVFGLASVTRAVLPHMRSKKSGRILNVSSVGGIRAFAAVGWYTASKFAVEALSEALALETAPLGIKVILVEPSAFATDWAGSSAAEVTPENRIADYALTAGAQREAFRANVGQEPGDPAKAAVAIVDVAHDVNPPLRLPLGNYAYDGILEKLDSVRFDIALREAVSRGADRDK, encoded by the coding sequence GTGGTTTTGGAGGCATTACGTCGAGGCGATAAGGTAGTCGCTACGGCACGAAATATTAGCGATCTGGATTATCTTAATAATCAAGAACCAGAAAACCTGTTGGCTTTATCGCTTGATGTAACCGAACCTAAACAAATTGAGTTAGCGGTTCATACCGCTCTCGAAGTGTTTGGTAAAATTGATATTCTTTTTAACAATGCTGGTATTGGTTACTTTGCCGCGGTAGAAGAGAGTGACGATACTGAAGTTAGAAAGTTAATGGAAATTAATGTCTTTGGATTGGCTTCAGTAACTCGTGCGGTACTTCCTCATATGCGATCAAAGAAAAGTGGCCGCATTTTAAACGTTTCGTCTGTGGGTGGCATTCGTGCTTTTGCAGCAGTAGGTTGGTACACAGCTTCAAAATTTGCGGTGGAAGCGCTCTCTGAAGCATTAGCATTAGAAACTGCACCACTTGGAATAAAGGTTATTTTGGTTGAACCGAGCGCATTTGCGACAGATTGGGCGGGCTCATCAGCAGCAGAAGTGACGCCAGAAAATAGGATTGCTGATTACGCTTTGACTGCGGGAGCTCAGCGTGAAGCATTTCGCGCTAATGTCGGTCAAGAGCCTGGCGACCCAGCTAAAGCCGCAGTAGCGATTGTAGATGTTGCGCACGATGTAAATCCCCCTCTACGTCTACCATTAGGTAATTATGCTTATGACGGTATATTGGAAAAATTAGACTCTGTTCGTTTCGATATCGCATTACGAGAAGCAGTGAGTCGCGGTGCTGATCGCGATAAATAA
- a CDS encoding ferredoxin--NADP reductase — MIPHDLVKGTVVGRHDWTSTLFSITVSAEVAPFQAGQFTKLALQNEQGDWIRKAYSIVNSPDIHLETNEPAESQIEFLIIHVKDGQLSPKLHRLHVGDTVWVGKQAAGFMTLDEIPEYAKELWLISSGTGIGPYLSMLSGPCLPFDTIVLVHAVRTQPDLVYRQHIEDQLQRYAGRLKYVPIVSRERVEGALSGRIPALIASGELEKAASVSFNPNQSFVYLCGNPEMIRDAKIALNDKGLTKHLRRKPGHVSSENYW, encoded by the coding sequence ATGATCCCGCACGATTTAGTCAAAGGAACCGTCGTTGGTCGCCATGACTGGACGAGCACTCTGTTCTCAATCACCGTTAGTGCTGAGGTTGCGCCATTTCAAGCTGGTCAATTTACTAAATTGGCACTGCAAAATGAGCAAGGCGATTGGATAAGAAAAGCGTACTCCATCGTAAATAGTCCAGACATTCATCTGGAGACGAATGAACCGGCGGAAAGTCAAATCGAGTTTTTGATCATTCACGTTAAGGATGGGCAGCTTTCGCCCAAACTGCATCGACTCCATGTTGGCGATACGGTTTGGGTGGGGAAACAAGCCGCAGGCTTTATGACCTTGGACGAAATCCCCGAATACGCTAAAGAGCTCTGGCTTATCTCAAGCGGCACGGGTATTGGCCCTTATCTTTCAATGCTCTCTGGACCTTGCTTACCTTTCGACACCATAGTGTTAGTACACGCAGTGCGAACCCAACCTGATCTGGTGTATCGCCAACACATCGAAGATCAATTACAACGTTATGCAGGAAGATTGAAATACGTCCCGATTGTTTCTCGTGAACGTGTTGAAGGTGCTTTGTCGGGCAGAATTCCGGCTTTAATTGCGAGCGGAGAGCTGGAAAAAGCCGCATCGGTTTCATTCAATCCAAATCAGAGTTTTGTGTATCTGTGCGGTAATCCAGAGATGATACGAGACGCCAAAATTGCCCTAAACGACAAGGGATTAACCAAACATTTACGGCGTAAACCTGGGCATGTCAGTAGCGAGAATTATTGGTGA
- a CDS encoding helix-turn-helix domain-containing protein, which translates to MSNRDLFTELSSALIEAKEHSEGKLTLKNHQFNNVGELDISPDEIVDIREQFNMSRGVFARLLHTSSRTLENWEQGRSTPNGQAITLLRLVQRHPETLTHIAEL; encoded by the coding sequence ATGAGCAATCGTGATCTATTTACAGAATTAAGTTCAGCTCTTATTGAAGCTAAAGAGCATTCAGAAGGTAAGTTAACGCTGAAAAATCATCAGTTTAATAATGTTGGTGAATTAGACATTTCACCTGATGAGATAGTTGATATCCGTGAACAATTTAATATGTCACGAGGGGTATTTGCCCGTTTACTTCATACGTCGTCACGTACATTGGAAAACTGGGAACAAGGGCGCAGTACTCCCAATGGGCAAGCAATAACACTTCTAAGATTGGTTCAACGCCACCCTGAAACTCTGACTCATATCGCAGAGCTATAA
- a CDS encoding type II toxin-antitoxin system Phd/YefM family antitoxin: protein MRTLTANDAKRNFGELLLSAQREPIKISKNSKDAVVVISIQDFEELEAMKADYLKHCFESAQKDLANGNIVDGENFLNSL, encoded by the coding sequence ATGCGCACACTAACAGCCAATGACGCCAAACGAAACTTCGGTGAACTCCTTTTGAGTGCCCAACGTGAACCCATAAAAATTAGCAAAAACAGCAAAGACGCTGTTGTTGTTATTTCCATTCAAGATTTCGAAGAACTTGAAGCGATGAAAGCTGATTACCTTAAACACTGTTTTGAATCTGCACAAAAAGATTTAGCCAACGGAAACATCGTTGATGGTGAAAACTTCCTAAATTCTCTTTAA
- a CDS encoding zinc-dependent alcohol dehydrogenase family protein: MNNIINSRIKQTCFGLPNESLELDLTPLYELQEDKVRVQVEATNINPSDLLSIRGVGQYRHHHVPPRVPGFEAVGHVLESNSPLFSKGERVLVATSGTWQKYIDVKPDNLFRLPQNLENGYACQLYINALTAWVVTTEVAHLSTQDVVIINAGTSAIGKIFAQLSASLGFTLIAVTTRPENYVIDSAYVIDAKNDLNAQIQQLGLPQPNVAFDAIGGKAGYELLTTLSQQGRLVNYGTLSFEFYEPRFFEHAKKFNIQFSTFFLRYWENQVGTEVRRTTFYAMLEHFITNKIQLDIDRIMPLDQVVKAITLIESKEIALHGKIILTP; the protein is encoded by the coding sequence ATGAACAACATAATCAATTCTCGGATAAAACAAACCTGTTTTGGTCTACCTAATGAATCTCTTGAGTTAGATCTTACGCCACTCTACGAGTTACAAGAAGATAAAGTTCGAGTTCAAGTCGAGGCAACCAATATCAACCCGAGTGACTTACTTTCCATTCGCGGGGTTGGCCAATATCGCCACCACCACGTCCCGCCACGAGTACCCGGATTTGAAGCTGTTGGTCATGTGCTCGAATCAAACAGCCCTCTATTTTCAAAAGGCGAACGTGTGCTTGTTGCCACCAGTGGAACATGGCAAAAATATATTGATGTAAAACCTGATAACCTCTTTCGCCTTCCACAAAACCTAGAAAACGGTTACGCCTGCCAGCTGTATATCAATGCCCTAACCGCTTGGGTGGTCACAACAGAGGTTGCGCATTTATCAACACAGGATGTGGTGATCATCAATGCAGGCACTTCGGCTATCGGTAAGATTTTCGCCCAGCTATCCGCTTCACTCGGCTTTACGTTAATTGCGGTAACCACAAGACCGGAAAACTATGTAATAGACTCTGCCTACGTTATTGACGCGAAGAACGATTTGAACGCACAAATTCAACAGCTCGGATTACCGCAACCCAACGTGGCATTTGATGCGATTGGAGGCAAAGCTGGCTATGAGTTACTGACCACATTGAGCCAGCAAGGCAGATTGGTTAACTACGGCACACTGTCGTTCGAATTCTATGAACCACGTTTTTTTGAGCATGCCAAAAAATTCAATATTCAGTTCAGTACTTTCTTCTTGCGCTACTGGGAAAACCAAGTAGGCACCGAAGTTCGGCGCACTACCTTCTATGCCATGCTAGAACATTTTATTACCAATAAAATTCAGCTCGACATTGATCGCATCATGCCACTAGACCAAGTGGTAAAAGCGATAACACTTATAGAATCAAAAGAAATAGCGCTGCATGGCAAAATTATTTTAACGCCATGA
- a CDS encoding LacI family DNA-binding transcriptional regulator, which yields MTTLKDISIRTNVSTSTISRVINHDQTLSISEAKRLEILSTVEKLGYVSPKQRKAKQVGTSYDPSDESTHPLELVMVNFLDPVREISDPYFTSIRVGIENACFKNKIAVRTIRRDLIEKSAQLLSKPQAVIAVGHFTQQEIDLLYQFNQNLIFVDSNPLGMKTDSVLFDRYAAARELVNLIIASGTKYPAFIGNDESRLHVFRQLMKEHNLYHDEHCVVSKEFCIESGYKAMSQILDTDHQPDVVFAATDMVAMGAYRAIYERGLGIPTDIKVLGMNDISTSAHMNPSLSTMRLYPMEMGETAVELFLELIHGRKVKKMVHLGYDFIQRESF from the coding sequence TTGACCACGTTAAAAGATATTTCCATTCGTACTAATGTCTCGACTTCCACGATCTCGCGCGTTATTAACCATGACCAAACCTTGTCTATTTCTGAAGCAAAGCGTCTAGAAATTCTGTCTACCGTTGAGAAGTTAGGCTATGTATCACCAAAACAACGCAAAGCCAAACAAGTTGGCACGTCGTACGATCCAAGTGATGAATCTACGCATCCGCTAGAATTGGTTATGGTCAATTTTCTCGACCCAGTTCGAGAGATTTCCGATCCCTATTTCACCTCCATTCGGGTAGGAATTGAAAATGCCTGTTTTAAAAACAAAATTGCGGTACGTACCATTCGGCGCGATCTCATTGAAAAAAGTGCTCAGTTATTGAGTAAACCACAAGCGGTTATCGCGGTTGGGCATTTTACTCAGCAGGAGATCGATCTCTTGTATCAATTCAACCAAAATCTGATTTTTGTTGATTCCAATCCCCTTGGAATGAAAACCGATTCGGTGTTGTTTGACCGATATGCCGCCGCACGCGAATTAGTCAACTTAATCATTGCCAGTGGTACAAAATACCCAGCATTTATTGGTAATGATGAATCGCGATTGCATGTGTTTCGTCAGTTAATGAAGGAACATAATCTTTATCACGATGAGCATTGCGTCGTGAGTAAAGAGTTTTGCATCGAATCGGGCTATAAAGCCATGTCGCAAATACTGGATACCGACCATCAACCCGATGTCGTCTTCGCTGCAACCGACATGGTGGCGATGGGAGCTTATCGAGCCATTTACGAAAGAGGATTGGGTATACCTACTGATATTAAAGTGCTAGGAATGAATGACATTTCGACCTCGGCACACATGAATCCAAGTTTATCCACCATGCGCCTCTACCCAATGGAAATGGGAGAAACCGCCGTCGAACTGTTTCTTGAACTGATCCACGGACGAAAAGTGAAAAAAATGGTGCACCTTGGCTACGATTTTATCCAGCGAGAAAGCTTTTAA